A single Mangrovimonas sp. YM274 DNA region contains:
- a CDS encoding GNAT family N-acetyltransferase yields MIDFKIYSSVNDLPNQWDALVNHDVFLQQDYLKALETVSPNNITWYYVGFFKSEELVGLAIMQRVQLYLEDIFRNPNDHCLEQRFKNLVSKVLRGNVLVVGNLMHTGQHGIFFKDILNGRAKVEAIYRALTALQIKVKEESGKTIRLLLFKDYFETDPIHKQTAFFESHQISKVSAQPNMMMKVRSNWDSMDDYVGSLNKKYRRRYRTAKKKSKDIISKELTLEEIESNSETLYQLYKNVSDNAKINTFILPKRHFCSLKVHLQEKFRVIGYYLDGGLVGFYTLIMNNDVLETYFLGYDSEHQYDNQLYLNMLYDMAQFGIENSFKNIAYCRTAMEIKSSVGAKAVAMSMYMKHTNCVLNALLQQIFKLMNPSREWEERHPFQQ; encoded by the coding sequence TTGATAGATTTTAAAATTTATAGCTCCGTAAATGATCTTCCAAACCAATGGGATGCTTTGGTGAACCACGATGTTTTTTTACAACAGGATTATTTAAAAGCTTTAGAAACTGTTTCTCCAAATAACATTACTTGGTATTATGTCGGCTTTTTTAAAAGTGAAGAATTGGTTGGCCTGGCAATAATGCAAAGAGTACAGTTGTATTTGGAAGATATTTTTAGAAACCCAAATGACCATTGTTTGGAACAGCGGTTTAAAAATTTAGTATCTAAGGTTTTAAGAGGGAATGTTCTAGTAGTTGGTAATTTAATGCATACAGGACAACATGGTATTTTCTTTAAAGATATTTTAAATGGAAGGGCAAAGGTAGAGGCTATTTATAGGGCGTTAACAGCCCTACAAATAAAAGTCAAAGAGGAATCCGGTAAAACCATACGGTTATTGCTTTTTAAGGATTATTTTGAAACAGATCCCATCCATAAGCAAACCGCTTTTTTTGAGAGTCATCAAATTTCCAAAGTTTCTGCACAGCCTAATATGATGATGAAAGTTCGTTCCAACTGGGATAGTATGGACGATTATGTAGGGAGTTTAAATAAAAAGTACAGACGACGTTATCGGACGGCGAAAAAAAAATCCAAGGACATTATTTCGAAAGAATTGACTCTTGAGGAGATTGAATCTAATTCTGAAACGCTTTATCAACTGTATAAAAATGTCTCTGATAATGCCAAAATCAACACTTTTATACTTCCTAAAAGACATTTCTGCAGTTTAAAAGTGCACTTGCAGGAGAAGTTCAGGGTAATCGGTTATTATTTGGATGGTGGTTTAGTTGGTTTTTATACGTTGATCATGAATAACGATGTATTGGAAACTTATTTTTTGGGGTATGACAGCGAACATCAATATGACAATCAATTGTATTTGAATATGTTGTATGATATGGCACAATTTGGGATTGAAAATTCTTTTAAAAACATTGCCTATTGTAGAACTGCTATGGAAATTAAAAGTTCGGTTGGTGCCAAGGCTGTGGCTATGAGTATGTATATGAAACATACCAATTGCGTTTTAAACGCATTGCTGCAACAAATTTTTAAATTGATGAATCCTTCAAGGGAATGGGAAGAACGGCATCCTTTTCAACAATAG
- a CDS encoding DUF1761 domain-containing protein: protein MEFNILALVVAAASTLVVGAIWYNPKVFGTAWMKAAEMTEEKMKGANMAKIFGLALLFAFFIAATLRALVVHQSGVFSLIEGDVEGALPSYAAFMNDYGTSFRTFKHGMLHGFITGVTMALPIIGTNALFERKSAKYIFINSGFWIVCMMLMGGIICAWE from the coding sequence ATGGAATTCAATATTTTGGCACTTGTGGTCGCAGCTGCCTCTACTTTGGTTGTTGGTGCTATTTGGTATAATCCAAAAGTGTTTGGTACTGCTTGGATGAAAGCGGCTGAAATGACCGAAGAAAAAATGAAAGGGGCTAACATGGCAAAGATTTTTGGTTTGGCCTTGTTATTTGCGTTTTTTATTGCGGCTACCTTACGTGCTTTAGTGGTGCATCAATCGGGAGTTTTTAGTTTGATAGAAGGTGATGTAGAAGGCGCTTTACCATCGTATGCTGCTTTTATGAACGACTACGGAACGTCCTTTAGAACCTTTAAACACGGCATGTTACATGGATTTATAACAGGGGTCACTATGGCTTTGCCTATCATTGGTACCAATGCTTTATTTGAACGTAAAAGTGCCAAATATATCTTTATAAATAGTGGATTTTGGATTGTATGCATGATGCTTATGGGAGGCATTATTTGTGCTTGGGAATAG
- a CDS encoding glutamine--tRNA ligase/YqeY domain fusion protein yields the protein MSEDKKSLNFIEHIIEEDLANGLSTDKLRFRFPPEPNGYLHIGHTKAIGISFGLGEKYNAPVNLRFDDTNPVKEEQEYVDAIKKDVSWLGYQWANELYSSDYFQQLYDWAVALIKEGKAYVDSQSSEAMAEQKGTPTQPGTDSPYRNRSVEENLDLFERMKNGEFDEGSHVLRAKIDMEHPNMLMRDPIMYRILKKAHHRTGDSWCIYPMYDWTHGESDYLEQISHSLCSLEFKPHRELYNWFKHNVHKYQPEALPMLPKQREFARLNLSYTVMSKRKLLKLVEDGVVSGWDDPRMPTISGLRRRGYTPSSIRQFIEKVGVAKRENVIDVSLLEFCVREDLNKTAPRVMAVLDPVKLVIDNYPEDKEEWLEAENNPEDPNAGFRKVPFSKELYIERDDFKEEANSKYFRLKLGGEVRLKNAYIVKAESVVKDAEGNITEIHCTYSEDTSKKVKGTLHWVSVKHAVKVEVREYDRLFKNESPDGDQDVDFMEFLNPDSLRIIEAYVEPSLKEAQIGDRFQFQRLGYFNVDEDTTPEVLVFNKTVGLRDTWAKQQPAPQQKQAPQPKQNQPKRPAIEVIKQLGKKYTNLPESKQLKTKAEIQKLAKEVTYEELEPLFETAVKKVGTRIAAMLTLGVLLDEGLEKNEAIEAFIIKAQEDKNDLLVMEANMI from the coding sequence ATGTCTGAAGATAAGAAATCACTCAATTTCATTGAGCACATCATAGAAGAGGATTTGGCCAATGGTTTATCAACCGATAAACTACGTTTTAGGTTTCCTCCAGAACCCAATGGCTATTTGCATATTGGGCATACCAAAGCCATTGGTATTAGTTTTGGATTAGGGGAGAAGTACAACGCTCCTGTAAACCTCCGTTTTGACGATACCAACCCTGTTAAGGAAGAACAGGAATATGTAGATGCTATTAAAAAGGATGTGTCTTGGTTGGGATACCAATGGGCCAACGAATTGTATTCTTCAGATTATTTCCAGCAGTTGTATGACTGGGCAGTAGCGTTGATTAAGGAAGGAAAGGCTTATGTGGATTCACAGTCCAGTGAAGCTATGGCTGAACAGAAAGGAACGCCTACACAACCTGGAACCGATAGTCCTTATAGAAACAGATCCGTTGAAGAAAACCTGGATTTGTTTGAACGTATGAAAAATGGTGAATTTGATGAAGGCTCTCATGTGTTACGTGCCAAAATCGATATGGAACATCCAAATATGTTAATGCGCGATCCTATCATGTACCGAATTTTAAAGAAAGCGCATCATAGAACTGGAGATAGTTGGTGTATTTATCCAATGTACGACTGGACCCATGGTGAAAGTGATTATTTAGAACAGATTTCACACTCTTTATGCTCTTTGGAATTTAAGCCTCATAGAGAGCTTTATAACTGGTTCAAGCATAATGTACACAAATATCAGCCAGAAGCGCTTCCTATGTTGCCAAAACAGCGTGAGTTTGCTCGTTTAAACTTGAGTTATACGGTAATGAGCAAGCGTAAATTGCTCAAATTGGTAGAAGATGGTGTTGTAAGTGGCTGGGACGATCCAAGAATGCCTACGATTTCTGGATTGAGACGTCGTGGGTATACACCGTCATCCATCAGACAATTTATTGAAAAGGTTGGGGTAGCCAAGCGTGAAAACGTGATTGATGTATCCTTATTGGAGTTTTGTGTAAGGGAAGATTTAAACAAGACAGCCCCTCGTGTCATGGCGGTGTTGGATCCTGTTAAATTGGTGATTGATAATTATCCAGAGGATAAAGAAGAATGGCTGGAAGCTGAAAACAACCCCGAAGATCCAAATGCAGGGTTTAGAAAAGTACCGTTTTCAAAAGAATTATATATAGAACGTGACGACTTCAAGGAAGAAGCCAATAGTAAATACTTTAGACTGAAACTTGGTGGTGAGGTACGTTTGAAAAATGCTTATATCGTTAAAGCAGAAAGTGTTGTAAAGGATGCTGAAGGTAATATAACTGAGATTCACTGTACTTATTCCGAGGATACTTCCAAAAAGGTGAAAGGAACTTTGCATTGGGTATCTGTAAAACATGCTGTGAAGGTAGAAGTGCGTGAGTACGATCGTTTGTTTAAAAACGAATCTCCAGATGGTGATCAGGATGTTGATTTTATGGAATTTTTGAATCCGGATTCACTGCGCATCATTGAAGCCTATGTAGAACCAAGTTTGAAAGAAGCTCAGATAGGAGATCGTTTCCAATTCCAACGTTTGGGATATTTTAATGTGGATGAGGATACCACTCCTGAAGTATTGGTATTCAATAAAACAGTTGGTTTACGTGATACTTGGGCTAAACAACAACCGGCTCCGCAACAGAAGCAGGCACCACAGCCAAAGCAAAATCAACCAAAGCGTCCAGCAATTGAAGTCATCAAGCAATTGGGGAAAAAATATACCAATCTTCCTGAATCCAAACAGCTTAAGACGAAAGCTGAAATCCAAAAATTGGCTAAGGAAGTTACTTATGAAGAACTGGAACCATTATTTGAAACGGCGGTTAAAAAAGTTGGAACCCGCATTGCTGCTATGTTAACTTTGGGTGTACTTTTGGATGAAGGACTTGAGAAAAATGAGGCTATTGAAGCCTTTATAATTAAAGCCCAAGAAGATAAAAATGACTTATTGGTTATGGAGGCTAATATGATTTAG
- the folB gene encoding dihydroneopterin aldolase yields the protein MGIIKVENIRVFANHGCLKEETKIGSDYRVDLKIKANLQASAQSDDLGDTVDYVLLNKIVREEMHQPSHLLETVAKRIIVRILKEDPLVTKATVWVSKLNPPIGGDVEMVTIKMTERRKNLQ from the coding sequence ATGGGAATCATTAAAGTTGAAAACATCCGTGTATTTGCCAACCATGGTTGCTTAAAGGAAGAAACCAAAATAGGCAGTGATTATCGAGTAGATTTAAAGATAAAAGCCAATTTGCAGGCATCGGCACAATCTGATGACCTTGGAGATACGGTAGATTATGTCCTTTTAAACAAAATTGTAAGGGAAGAAATGCACCAACCTTCACATTTATTGGAAACCGTTGCCAAACGTATCATAGTGCGCATATTAAAGGAAGATCCACTAGTCACAAAAGCTACGGTTTGGGTGAGTAAATTGAACCCTCCTATTGGCGGTGATGTAGAAATGGTGACAATAAAAATGACTGAAAGACGAAAAAATTTGCAGTAA
- a CDS encoding LysE family translocator, giving the protein MLDAILAAVPFGIILAFTIGPVFFVLLETSATKGFKSALIFDMGVIFADILFILVAFFSTNNLIEKVEDDPNFLIFGGVLLAVYGFISFIKTSKSFREIVREYHRVEIQKNYGKLFLKGFLLNFINIGVLLGWLGFIIIGNSLTEGKEGLYVFLGTILAVYFIVDLVKIVVAKTLRNKLTPRLIFKTKKIVALVILGFGILLLLQGFFPKEKELIKDKLEEINM; this is encoded by the coding sequence ATGCTCGATGCTATTTTAGCAGCTGTACCTTTTGGTATTATTTTAGCTTTTACCATAGGTCCTGTTTTTTTTGTACTGCTGGAAACCAGTGCCACTAAAGGTTTTAAGAGTGCCCTTATCTTTGATATGGGAGTTATTTTTGCGGATATTCTTTTCATCCTAGTTGCTTTTTTTAGTACGAATAACCTTATTGAAAAGGTAGAGGACGATCCTAATTTTTTAATTTTTGGTGGTGTACTGTTGGCCGTGTATGGTTTTATTTCATTTATAAAAACCTCTAAGTCTTTTAGAGAGATTGTTAGGGAATACCATCGTGTTGAAATTCAAAAAAATTACGGAAAACTCTTTTTAAAAGGCTTTTTGCTCAACTTTATTAACATTGGTGTGTTGTTGGGATGGCTTGGGTTTATCATTATTGGTAATTCACTTACCGAAGGTAAGGAAGGACTTTACGTGTTCCTAGGAACTATTTTGGCGGTTTATTTCATTGTAGATCTTGTAAAAATTGTTGTGGCCAAAACATTACGGAATAAATTAACACCGCGTTTAATCTTTAAAACAAAGAAAATTGTCGCTTTGGTCATCTTAGGATTCGGAATTTTATTGCTCTTGCAGGGCTTCTTTCCGAAGGAAAAGGAGTTGATAAAGGATAAATTGGAAGAAATTAATATGTAG
- a CDS encoding heavy metal-binding domain-containing protein — protein MILTTTDQIEGHPIINYLGIVSGVSTRIQKAAFTFNMDKYYQSMEDNLNEVKEEAFQHLRDNAVKLKANAVVGIRLDIETFPNSAIIVVSITGTAVLVKA, from the coding sequence ATGATTTTAACAACAACCGATCAAATTGAAGGCCATCCAATAATCAATTATTTAGGGATTGTTTCTGGGGTTTCTACCAGAATTCAAAAGGCTGCTTTTACCTTTAACATGGATAAGTACTACCAATCCATGGAGGATAATTTAAATGAAGTTAAAGAAGAAGCTTTTCAACATTTACGGGATAATGCCGTAAAATTAAAGGCCAATGCCGTGGTCGGTATTAGATTGGATATTGAAACTTTTCCAAATTCTGCTATAATTGTAGTTTCCATAACTGGAACTGCAGTTTTAGTGAAGGCATAA
- the rnr gene encoding ribonuclease R: MARKKKRRKSNNQISNLTNTILSILKKERNKTFNYKQIAAKLGVNDASSRNQIIKKLQQLKAKQEIEEVERGKFKAIVTTDYYTGIVDMSARGSGYIISDHFEDDVFIASNNMNKALDGDEVEFYVYKRRYRGRQEGEVTQILKRAKTEYVGVVQLHSNYAFVIPDSGKMYKDIFVPINKTNNAEDGDKVLVSLEDWPEKADSPYGKILKVLGKPGEHNTEIHSILAEYGLPYEFPYEVEQYANNLDTSITKEEIAKRRDMRDVLTFTIDPKDAKDFDDALSFKVLENGLYEIGIHIADVSHYVRPNTVLDDEAYERATSVYLVDRVVPMLPEILSNKACSLRPHEEKYTFSAVFQINDKAEVKDQWFGRTVTYSDARFAYEEAQAIIESKTNDIPKEVSLTEKAYKADQAIADAILTMDILAKKMRSKRMRSGAISFDKVEVKFNLDEDNNPIGVFFKTSQDANKLIEEFMLLANKKVAEFVGKQKPPKTFVYRVHDEPDESKLSALQGVVSKFGYKLNFKDRKSISNSLNNLLAEVNGKKEQNLVDTLTIRSMSKAEYTTHNIGHYGLAFDYYSHFTSPIRRYPDVMAHRLLQMYLDGEKSANEEIYEDKCKHSSDMEYLATKAERDSIKYMQIRFMQDHKDEQFVGVISGVTDWGIYVEIISNKCEGMVRIRDIRDDYYEFDETQFAIIGRETKHMYQLGDEVVVTVKDTDLVKKHLDFNLVGKPEE, encoded by the coding sequence ATGGCTAGAAAGAAAAAAAGAAGGAAATCGAACAACCAAATTTCCAACCTTACAAATACAATCTTAAGTATTTTAAAAAAGGAACGTAACAAAACCTTTAACTATAAGCAGATTGCTGCCAAGCTTGGTGTAAACGATGCCAGTAGTAGGAATCAGATCATAAAGAAACTTCAGCAACTTAAAGCCAAACAGGAAATAGAAGAAGTAGAACGGGGCAAGTTTAAGGCCATCGTGACTACCGATTATTATACCGGAATTGTAGATATGAGTGCCAGGGGATCTGGATATATTATTTCGGATCACTTTGAGGATGACGTATTTATAGCTTCCAATAACATGAACAAAGCCTTAGATGGTGATGAAGTTGAGTTTTACGTGTACAAAAGACGTTATCGAGGGCGTCAAGAAGGAGAAGTAACCCAAATATTGAAACGTGCTAAAACCGAGTATGTTGGCGTGGTACAATTGCATAGTAACTATGCTTTTGTTATACCTGACAGTGGTAAAATGTACAAGGATATTTTTGTGCCTATCAATAAAACAAACAATGCCGAAGATGGTGACAAAGTGTTGGTATCTTTGGAAGATTGGCCTGAAAAGGCCGATTCCCCTTATGGAAAAATTTTAAAGGTTTTAGGGAAACCAGGGGAACATAATACCGAAATCCATTCAATATTAGCCGAATACGGTTTACCTTATGAATTTCCATATGAAGTGGAGCAATATGCTAACAATTTGGACACTTCCATAACCAAAGAGGAAATAGCTAAAAGACGCGATATGCGCGACGTATTGACCTTTACAATCGATCCTAAGGATGCTAAGGACTTCGATGATGCTTTGTCCTTTAAAGTGCTTGAAAACGGCTTATATGAGATTGGAATCCATATTGCCGATGTATCGCATTATGTCCGTCCAAACACTGTGTTGGATGATGAGGCTTACGAACGGGCCACTTCGGTGTATTTGGTAGATCGCGTAGTACCAATGCTTCCTGAAATACTGTCCAATAAGGCTTGTTCTTTACGACCGCATGAAGAGAAATATACTTTTTCGGCTGTATTTCAAATAAATGACAAAGCAGAAGTAAAAGACCAGTGGTTTGGGAGAACAGTGACTTACAGTGATGCCAGATTTGCCTATGAAGAGGCACAGGCTATTATTGAATCTAAAACCAATGATATTCCTAAAGAGGTGTCTCTAACTGAAAAGGCTTATAAAGCAGATCAGGCCATAGCTGATGCTATATTAACCATGGATATCTTGGCCAAAAAAATGCGTAGTAAACGTATGCGTTCAGGAGCAATTTCGTTTGATAAGGTAGAGGTGAAATTCAATTTGGATGAAGATAACAACCCAATTGGAGTGTTTTTTAAAACCAGTCAAGATGCCAATAAACTCATTGAGGAATTCATGCTTTTGGCTAATAAAAAAGTAGCCGAGTTTGTAGGTAAACAAAAACCACCAAAGACATTTGTGTATCGCGTTCATGACGAACCTGACGAGAGCAAATTATCAGCGCTTCAAGGCGTTGTATCAAAATTTGGATATAAATTGAATTTCAAGGATCGTAAAAGTATTTCCAATTCGCTTAACAATTTATTAGCTGAAGTAAACGGGAAAAAAGAACAGAATTTGGTAGATACACTTACCATTAGAAGTATGAGTAAGGCCGAGTATACTACACACAATATTGGGCATTATGGATTGGCTTTTGATTATTATAGTCACTTTACATCGCCAATTAGACGATATCCAGATGTGATGGCACACCGGTTGTTACAGATGTATTTGGATGGCGAAAAATCGGCCAATGAAGAGATTTATGAAGATAAGTGCAAGCATTCCAGCGATATGGAATATTTAGCTACTAAAGCTGAACGTGATTCCATTAAGTATATGCAAATAAGATTTATGCAGGATCATAAGGATGAGCAGTTTGTGGGCGTAATTTCTGGAGTAACCGATTGGGGAATTTATGTAGAAATCATTTCCAACAAATGTGAAGGAATGGTAAGAATTCGTGACATTCGTGATGATTATTACGAATTTGACGAAACTCAATTTGCCATTATTGGCCGTGAAACCAAACATATGTACCAATTGGGAGATGAAGTGGTGGTTACGGTAAAGGATACCGATTTGGTGAAAAAACATTTAGATTTTAATTTAGTGGGAAAACCTGAGGAATAA
- the rpiB gene encoding ribose 5-phosphate isomerase B: MNISIGNDHAGTEYKYAIVKHLEAKGYTVKNYGTDSSDSVDYPDFVHPVANDVESKAANFGIIICGSGNGANMTANKHQGVRSALCWTKEIVTLAREHNDANILSIPARFTALPQAIEMVDAFLETQFEGGRHQNRVNKIPVSC, from the coding sequence ATGAACATTTCAATCGGTAACGATCACGCAGGAACAGAGTATAAATATGCTATTGTTAAACATTTGGAAGCAAAGGGATATACTGTTAAAAACTATGGAACAGATAGTAGTGACAGTGTAGATTACCCAGATTTTGTACATCCTGTGGCTAATGATGTGGAAAGTAAAGCTGCAAATTTTGGAATTATTATTTGCGGTAGCGGAAATGGTGCCAATATGACTGCCAACAAACATCAAGGTGTCCGTTCTGCTTTATGTTGGACTAAGGAAATTGTAACCTTGGCCAGAGAGCATAACGATGCCAATATATTGAGTATTCCAGCGCGTTTTACGGCGCTTCCACAAGCCATTGAAATGGTGGATGCGTTTTTGGAAACGCAATTTGAAGGTGGACGTCATCAAAACCGGGTTAACAAGATCCCAGTGTCTTGCTAA
- a CDS encoding cation diffusion facilitator family transporter: MGHSHSHTHLHASTKDRNLVVSIFLNILITVAQVIGGLISGSLSLLSDALHNFSDVLSLIVSYVASKLSRQKASINRTFGFKRAEILAAFVNAITLVVVAILLIIEAVKRFKTPEEIQSNLVIWLSLIAIVANGFSVLLLKSDSEKNINIRSAYLHLLTDMLASVAVLVGGLLMKYYQLYWVDSVLTFLIALYLIWVGYDLLKTSTKMLMLFTPDHINIKDVVRAVNKLPKVSKLHHVHIWNLSDHELHLEAHLDLNEDISTTEFNELLHEIEKLLHHKFEINHVTIQPEFNKIDPKEVIVQD; this comes from the coding sequence ATGGGACATTCTCATTCACATACTCACCTACACGCTAGTACAAAAGATAGAAATCTTGTGGTTTCTATCTTTTTGAATATACTTATAACAGTAGCACAGGTCATTGGAGGGCTTATCTCTGGTAGTCTCTCGCTTTTGAGTGATGCGCTTCATAACTTTAGTGACGTATTATCATTAATTGTAAGTTATGTGGCCTCCAAACTTTCTAGGCAAAAGGCCTCCATAAACAGAACCTTTGGCTTTAAACGTGCCGAAATATTAGCAGCTTTTGTCAATGCCATCACCTTGGTTGTCGTGGCTATTTTGTTGATTATTGAGGCGGTTAAGCGTTTTAAAACTCCAGAGGAAATTCAATCCAATTTGGTAATATGGCTTTCCTTAATTGCTATTGTAGCTAACGGTTTTAGTGTGCTTTTGTTGAAAAGTGATTCTGAAAAGAATATCAATATCCGTTCGGCCTATTTACACCTGTTAACAGATATGTTGGCAAGTGTTGCTGTGTTGGTGGGGGGCTTGTTAATGAAATACTACCAATTGTATTGGGTGGATAGTGTCCTAACCTTTTTAATTGCGCTTTATCTTATTTGGGTGGGGTATGATTTGCTAAAAACGTCTACCAAAATGTTGATGTTGTTCACACCAGATCACATTAACATAAAGGATGTGGTAAGAGCTGTGAACAAATTGCCAAAAGTGAGTAAACTTCACCATGTCCATATTTGGAATTTGAGTGACCATGAGCTGCATTTGGAAGCACATTTAGATTTAAATGAAGATATTTCTACAACCGAGTTCAATGAACTTTTACATGAGATAGAAAAATTGTTGCACCATAAGTTTGAAATTAACCATGTTACCATACAGCCCGAATTCAATAAAATAGATCCTAAAGAAGTTATCGTTCAAGATTAA
- a CDS encoding GNAT family N-acetyltransferase yields the protein MLSISTKYFSELSVLELYDLLRLRSEVFVVEQDCVYQDVDNKDQKALHVLGYEGDTLVAYTRLFKPGDYFNEASIGRVVVAANWRKHKYGYQIMESSIAAVSKYFNEETIKISAQCYLQQFYNNLGFKEVGNSYLEDGIPHIAMLKTTNN from the coding sequence ATGTTATCCATATCTACTAAATATTTTTCAGAATTATCAGTTTTAGAATTGTATGACCTCTTAAGGTTACGTTCTGAAGTGTTTGTAGTAGAACAGGATTGTGTTTATCAAGATGTTGATAATAAAGACCAAAAAGCACTACATGTTTTAGGGTATGAAGGCGATACTTTGGTTGCCTATACCCGACTTTTTAAACCCGGTGATTATTTTAATGAAGCCAGTATTGGAAGGGTGGTTGTGGCTGCCAATTGGCGTAAACATAAATACGGTTATCAAATAATGGAAAGTTCAATTGCTGCCGTTTCCAAATACTTTAATGAGGAAACCATCAAAATTTCGGCGCAGTGTTATTTGCAACAATTTTATAACAATTTAGGTTTTAAAGAAGTTGGAAATTCCTATTTAGAAGATGGAATCCCGCACATTGCCATGCTTAAGACAACAAATAATTAA
- a CDS encoding OmpA family protein, whose translation MKKLIAFFVLITQFLCAQEDLTHEVYFETDKFEVPSTEHNRLLLFLSEIEGLDIEKVSIYGFTDDRGSDTYNLKLSQQRANSIKTIFSNNEFDESIITNVDGKGEVLLKVIKEEDVHKIRGLNRKVEIIVHPYNPPRVVEEPVKMEVKDQLRGDLKAGDKFTLENILFKTGYSYLLPESVKTLEELAEVLVERDDIYFTIQGHVCCTQNSRDAIDRKTKKRNLSVARAKYIYDYLAKKGVDKKRMKYVGMRRLFPLGGEPKFDRRVEILVTYVGGENSN comes from the coding sequence ATGAAAAAATTAATAGCATTTTTTGTTTTAATTACACAATTTCTATGTGCACAAGAAGATCTAACACACGAGGTTTATTTTGAAACTGACAAGTTTGAAGTTCCTTCAACAGAGCACAATAGATTACTTTTATTTCTATCGGAAATTGAAGGTTTAGACATTGAAAAAGTGTCCATTTATGGGTTTACTGACGACCGTGGAAGTGATACCTATAATTTGAAACTCTCCCAACAAAGAGCCAATTCCATCAAGACTATTTTCTCTAACAATGAATTTGATGAATCCATTATCACCAATGTTGATGGTAAAGGGGAGGTGTTATTAAAAGTTATTAAAGAAGAAGATGTCCATAAAATTAGGGGACTAAACCGTAAAGTTGAAATTATTGTACATCCTTACAATCCGCCCAGAGTAGTTGAAGAACCTGTGAAAATGGAAGTAAAAGACCAGCTAAGAGGTGATCTTAAAGCAGGTGATAAATTTACTCTTGAAAATATTTTGTTTAAAACGGGTTATAGCTATCTACTTCCGGAGTCCGTGAAGACTTTGGAAGAACTTGCGGAAGTATTAGTGGAGCGTGACGATATTTACTTTACCATTCAGGGCCATGTATGCTGTACACAAAACAGTAGGGATGCCATTGATAGAAAAACCAAAAAACGCAATCTATCTGTAGCTAGAGCCAAGTACATCTACGACTATTTGGCCAAAAAAGGGGTTGATAAAAAACGTATGAAATATGTTGGTATGCGTCGTTTGTTTCCTCTGGGTGGCGAGCCTAAATTTGATAGGCGTGTTGAAATTTTGGTGACTTACGTAGGAGGAGAAAACAGTAATTAA